In the Clostridium cellulovorans 743B genome, CTCCATAACTAATATTTAAGTTTAAATCTTCTAAAACTTGTTTATTATTAAAAGCTTTATATAAACCCTTAACTTGAACAACATCTTTACCTGATCTCTCTGTATCGTTAAAGTCTAATTTGATTTTCGGTTTATCAATAGAAGGTTTGTCAATTCTCTCTATTTTATCTAACCTTTTTTGCATACTAGCTGCTCTTTTAAAAAACTTTTCATTATCAGCCTCAATAGCCCATTGCCTTAATTGTTTTATAGCCTTTTCCATAGCCTTAATTTTTTTCTGTTGGTCCTTATAAGCTTCAAATTGCTCACAAACTCGTCTCTGCTTCTCTTTAACAAAATAAGAATAATTTCCATTATAAAAATCCGTTTCTCCCTCTTCAATTTCAATTATTTTTGTTACAACTCTATCAAGGAAATATCTATCGTGGGATATAACCATAACACATCCCTTATAACCTTTAAGATATCCTTCTAACCATTCTATTGCTGACATATCTAAATGATTTGAAGGTTCATCAAGGAGAAGAATATCTGGTTTTTGAAGCAGTATTTTTCCAAGAATCGTAATAGTTTTTTCCCCTCCACTTAAGCTTATAAAGTTTCTATTTAAAAAATCTTCATCTAGCTTAAGCCCTGTACATACCTTATTGATATTTTCCTCTATATCATAGCCACCTTCTGCTTCATAGCTTGCACATAACTCACTATATTTTCTTAATGCATGGTCTAACTCTTCTCCAGTTAACTTCCCCATACTTGCTTCAAGCTGTTTTATCTCTTTGTCTATTTCATATTGAAGCTGAAAAGATGTCTTTAATACATCAATTACTTTAAATTTCTTTGGGTAATTAGGAATTTGATCTAAGTACCCAATAGTAGCATTTTTTCTAATAAACATGCTACCTCTATCCATCTTTTCTAGACCTGCTATTATTTTAAAAACTGTAGTTTTACCTGTACCATTTCTTCCTATCAATCCAACTCTTTCACCACTTTGAACTTCAAAAGTAATATTACTAAAAATTCTATTTGCTCCATAATACTTTTCTATTTCTTTTACTGCTAATTCAATCATTATTAATTCCTCCATAATTCTTTTTAAAATAATAAAACCCGAGCAAGTAATACTTACCCAGGTTTCTCTATTTAAAATATTTTAATCCTAGTGAAATTAGTAACTAATAAAAATCACAAATTTCTACCAGTGAAAAAATGTTCACAACAATAAAATCTTATTTCTTCAAGTTTTTAAATATCTTGCAAGTGCTTTATAATTTAATACGCAAGTATACTTAATCTACAATAAAACTTTAATACTCTGTTTTTGATTCTATAATTGAGAAAAAATTATTGTACTTTTCACTATCAAAAATAAAAACCCAGGCAAGTTATACCTTACCTGGGTTTTAAATAACAAATTATATTTCATTACAAGGTAAAGATAACTTACTTCTTTTTAGTGCAATATTCAATTTTGGGCAGACTTCTCCTGTAAAAGTAGCATTTACATGTGTTATTCCAAATAATGCCACTGGTAGTCTATCTAAAATTGTATTTACTAAAAAGACCTTAGCCATGGTTTTACCTCCATAATTTTCTAATAAAATAATATATTTTAATACTTCAATAGTTATTATATTTGTTCCATCAAAGTTACTTTTTAACTTATATCACTTATGATTATTGAACAAAGTCTTAAATGTAGTTTCATCTTTAAGGCTTGTATATGATAAAACCGTCTTAGTTATATAAACTAATTATGAAGCATACAAATAAAATTTTACACTAATTTTATCCTATTATCAATAATTAAATATTAGAAAAATATCTAATATACTAAAAAATGCCTCTGTTGTTACACAGAGGCAAGATAATTGCAAAATTTTAAATTATTAAAATGCTTGAGATAAATCGTAGATTATATCATCAATATGCTCTGTTCCAATAGAAAGACGAATTGTGTTTGGCTTTATTCCTTGTTCTAATAACTCTTCTTCATTTAATTGTGAATGCGTAGTACTTGCTGGATGAATTACTAATGACTTAACATCTGCAACATTTGCAAGTAATGAGAATACTTCTAATTTATCAATAAATTCTTGTGCTTCTTTAGCTCCACCTTTTACTTCAAAAGTAAATATAGAACCTCCACCATTTGGATAATACTTATTGTATAGATCATTATTTGGATGATCAGACAATGATGGGTGATTTACTTTCTCAACCTGAGGATGCTTACTTAAAAAATCTACTACTTTTAAAGCATTTTCTACATGCCTTTCTAATCTAAGTGAAAGTGTTTCTAATCCTTGTAATAGTAAAAATGCATTAAATGGACTAATTGCTGCACCAGTATCTCTTAATATTACAGCTCTTATTCTAGTTACGTATGCTGCTGCTCCAACTACTTCTGCAAATTTAATTCCATGATAGCTTGGATCTGCTTCAGTTAATTGTGGGAATTTTCCTGAACCTATCCAATCAAATTTTCCTGAATCTACAATTACACCACCTAAGGATGTTCCATGTCCTCCGATAAACTTAGTTGCTGAATGAACAACTATATCTGCACCATGTTCAATTGGTCTGAAAAGATATGGTGTTCCAAAAGTGTTATCAACGATTAATGGAATTTTATGTTTGTGAGCAATTTCTGCTAATTGGTCAACATCTATAATATTTGAATGTGGGTTTCCTAATGATTCTATAAATATCGCTTTTGTATTATCTTTAATTGCATTTTCGAAGTTTTCTAAATTATCTGGGTCCACAAATGTTGTAGTTACTCCACGTTCCACTAAGGTATGTGCTAGTAAATTATATGTTCCACCATATATAGTTTTAGCTGCTACTATATGATCTCCTGCCTTTGTTATATTTTCGAATGCATATGTTATTGCTGCTGCTCCTGATGCAACTGCAAGACCTGCTACTCCACCTTCTAATGCTGCAACACGTTTTTCCAAAACATCTTGTGTAGAATTTGTTAAACGTCCATATATGTTACCTGCATCTGCTAATCCAAATCTAGCTGCTGCATGTGCTGAATTTTTAAATACATATGAAGTAGTTTGGTATATTGGTACTGCTCTTGCATCTGTTGCTGGGTCTGGATTTTCTTGTCCTACATGTAATTGTAATGTTTCAAATTTAAAAGTTCTTTCTTGTTTACTCATAATTTTCTCCTCCAATATCTTTTAATATCCTATATATAATCTATTTATTTATATTTCAACCTTTGGCCAATAAATAAAAAACTATGTAGCAATACTCATTAATATATATTCATCAATATAACAAAAACGAATTATATCATTTCTTATTATTCCTATAAACTTGCTGTGTTACTAAGTAAATTATAGTATACATACCTATAATAAGTCAATAAGTTTTAGTAATTTTATCGGAAAAATACAAAAGTCATTTCAAAGTGTTAATAATACTAAACTTTCATTAAATAAACCTTAGTAAAAAATCACTTTAAAATGACTATTATCAATATCCCATTAATATATACTTAATTAAAAACTTCTGTTTTCTCTTTTAGCTTCTGTATATAGTTTTTTAGCTTTTATTGCAAATATGATATATAAAATCACTATTACCAAGAGGAATGCCCATGAGAAACCTCTTAAAATAACAAACGGAGTTTCAAATAAGAAAGAGAACCAAAAATTTGTTCCTTTTTTCTCCCACAACTCTGGTGTAAGATATAATAATTTGGGATTCAAAATCTTATTAATATCTATAGTACCATTGGAAAAATTCATTACTAAAAGAGGTATAAATGGAACTGAAGTACTTAACCACATATTAGATACCCTTTTATATTTTCCTGCCTTTGAAGCACTATCTGAAAAAATATCATCGTCTGTATAATCATTTATTCTTTTAAAATATTGTGTTCCTGACCATTGAGTACCTGCTATGTGATTCCAACCACTATCTTCAAATAGCGTACAGTAATCAATGAAATCCTTACGTTTATTAAAAGTTCTATAATCAATCCGTATAATTACATCTTCTGGTTCCGTTTTTAAGAATTCATATCCTAAGGTAGCATTAACGAACTTATAACCTTTTTTAGCCATATCCTTTAACCATTTTTCTTCCTTTGAATAATCAATAAAATACTTAAATACTTTCATTAAAATTCTTCCTTTCAATTATTGAATTTTATTCATTTAAGTTTTCTTTTGTTATTTCAATCATATGCTTCATTCTTTCAAAATCCAGCCTTAAAACCGACTTACCTTTTTTAGTAATTTCATATACTTTCCTACGTTT is a window encoding:
- a CDS encoding DUF2812 domain-containing protein, whose translation is MKVFKYFIDYSKEEKWLKDMAKKGYKFVNATLGYEFLKTEPEDVIIRIDYRTFNKRKDFIDYCTLFEDSGWNHIAGTQWSGTQYFKRINDYTDDDIFSDSASKAGKYKRVSNMWLSTSVPFIPLLVMNFSNGTIDINKILNPKLLYLTPELWEKKGTNFWFSFLFETPFVILRGFSWAFLLVIVILYIIFAIKAKKLYTEAKRENRSF
- the abc-f gene encoding ribosomal protection-like ABC-F family protein, giving the protein MIELAVKEIEKYYGANRIFSNITFEVQSGERVGLIGRNGTGKTTVFKIIAGLEKMDRGSMFIRKNATIGYLDQIPNYPKKFKVIDVLKTSFQLQYEIDKEIKQLEASMGKLTGEELDHALRKYSELCASYEAEGGYDIEENINKVCTGLKLDEDFLNRNFISLSGGEKTITILGKILLQKPDILLLDEPSNHLDMSAIEWLEGYLKGYKGCVMVISHDRYFLDRVVTKIIEIEEGETDFYNGNYSYFVKEKQRRVCEQFEAYKDQQKKIKAMEKAIKQLRQWAIEADNEKFFKRAASMQKRLDKIERIDKPSIDKPKIKLDFNDTERSGKDVVQVKGLYKAFNNKQVLEDLNLNISYGEAVALIGNNGSGKSTLIKTLLGEIEVDSGEAKLGSNIKIGYLPQNVTFINEELTVLEAFREDISIQEGPARGILAKFLFFGESVFKKVINLSGGEKSRLMLCKLIQNDINLLVLDEPTNHLDIDSRENLEEALSDFNGTIVFISHDRYFINKIAKRICEIENKRIIEYLGDYEYYKEKKKVAKKIVIEVHSQEKKKSVKEKTQKQVLDIRIREVKALEKSIQELEERLNTINSEMNCNGSDYGKLVELEKERAITEERLDLALEKWMEIEGNEDEL
- a CDS encoding O-acetylhomoserine aminocarboxypropyltransferase/cysteine synthase family protein, with amino-acid sequence MSKQERTFKFETLQLHVGQENPDPATDARAVPIYQTTSYVFKNSAHAAARFGLADAGNIYGRLTNSTQDVLEKRVAALEGGVAGLAVASGAAAITYAFENITKAGDHIVAAKTIYGGTYNLLAHTLVERGVTTTFVDPDNLENFENAIKDNTKAIFIESLGNPHSNIIDVDQLAEIAHKHKIPLIVDNTFGTPYLFRPIEHGADIVVHSATKFIGGHGTSLGGVIVDSGKFDWIGSGKFPQLTEADPSYHGIKFAEVVGAAAYVTRIRAVILRDTGAAISPFNAFLLLQGLETLSLRLERHVENALKVVDFLSKHPQVEKVNHPSLSDHPNNDLYNKYYPNGGGSIFTFEVKGGAKEAQEFIDKLEVFSLLANVADVKSLVIHPASTTHSQLNEEELLEQGIKPNTIRLSIGTEHIDDIIYDLSQAF